In Microbacterium cremeum, a genomic segment contains:
- a CDS encoding lycopene cyclase domain-containing protein, translated as MPGAYLAAILVSAAGIALLDRRWRLAFWSEPRAAAGAVAIGTAFFLAWDAVGIAAGVFVVGESPLLVGVVLAPHLPIEEPFFLAFLCYLALVAFQGARRVIDRRRTDADPAPREEDR; from the coding sequence ATGCCGGGAGCGTACCTCGCCGCCATCCTCGTCTCCGCCGCAGGGATCGCGCTGCTCGACCGGCGATGGCGGCTCGCCTTCTGGAGCGAGCCGCGTGCAGCGGCGGGCGCGGTCGCGATCGGCACGGCGTTCTTCCTGGCATGGGATGCCGTCGGCATCGCCGCAGGCGTGTTCGTCGTCGGCGAGAGCCCGCTGCTCGTGGGCGTCGTGCTCGCCCCGCACCTGCCGATCGAGGAGCCGTTCTTCCTGGCGTTCCTGTGCTACCTCGCGCTGGTCGCGTTCCAGGGGGCGCGCCGGGTGATCGATCGGCGTCGGACGGATGCCGACCCGGCCCCTCGGGAGGAGGACCGATGA
- a CDS encoding lycopene cyclase domain-containing protein, translating into MTYPLIVLPFAVLTVAAVLLTRAKPRFGARMAASATAAVALVVLTAVFDNVMIAAGLFDYPADRISGLRIGLAPVEDFAYAVCAAFFVPAVFTMLTARDKRRTRT; encoded by the coding sequence ATGACCTACCCGCTCATCGTCCTGCCGTTCGCCGTGCTCACGGTGGCCGCGGTGCTGCTGACACGAGCGAAGCCGCGGTTCGGCGCCCGGATGGCCGCGTCAGCCACGGCAGCGGTCGCCCTCGTGGTGCTGACCGCCGTGTTCGACAACGTCATGATCGCGGCCGGCCTGTTCGACTACCCCGCCGATCGCATCTCGGGGCTCAGGATCGGGCTCGCGCCGGTCGAGGACTTCGCGTACGCCGTCTGCGCGGCCTTCTTCGTTCCCGCGGTCTTCACGATGCTGACCGCCCGTGACAAGCGCAGGACGCGGACGTGA
- the crtI gene encoding phytoene desaturase family protein, translating into MTPQKPGRAVVIGGGIGGLATAALLGADGWSVSLFEARDELGGRAGSWDRDGFRFDTGPSWYLMPEVFDHFFRLLGTSAEQEVDLVRLDPAYRVYSDPRTAEPPLDVRSGRGAAMALFEDVEPGAGARLEGYLDSAGDAYDLAVSRFLYDTYESTAGLRDPEVLRRLPQLAPLLTRSLASHVDRRFRDARLRRILQYPAVFLGGSPYRVPSLYHLMSHLDLDDGVLYPRGGFVEVVRAVTRLAEASGAVIETAARVVSITTENARATGVALEDGRRIAADLVVSGADLHHTETALLPRRLQSHPERRWHRRTPSPGALLVLLGVRGRLPQLAHHTLLFADDWRANFRDIFGPRPRIPDPASLYVCRPSATDPGVAPPGHENLFVLVPIPADPALGRGGVGGGGDESVERAADRAISQISQWCGIPDLAERVVVRRTIAPGDFAAEFGAWRGNALGLAHTLGQSALFRPRNASAKVAGLAYVGASTLPGIGLPMCLISAELVLKRLRGDRSPGPLPEPVRTA; encoded by the coding sequence GTGACGCCGCAGAAACCGGGCCGGGCGGTGGTGATCGGCGGCGGCATCGGCGGGCTCGCCACCGCCGCCCTCCTCGGCGCCGACGGCTGGTCGGTCTCGCTGTTCGAGGCGCGCGACGAGCTCGGCGGACGCGCGGGCTCCTGGGATCGGGACGGGTTCCGGTTCGACACCGGCCCGAGCTGGTACCTCATGCCCGAGGTCTTCGACCACTTCTTCCGCCTGCTGGGCACGAGCGCGGAGCAGGAGGTCGACCTCGTTCGGCTGGATCCGGCGTACCGGGTGTACTCAGACCCTCGCACCGCCGAGCCACCGCTCGACGTGCGATCCGGGCGCGGTGCGGCCATGGCCCTCTTCGAGGACGTCGAACCTGGGGCGGGGGCGCGCCTGGAGGGATACCTCGACTCGGCCGGCGATGCGTACGACCTGGCGGTGTCGCGCTTCCTCTACGACACGTACGAGTCGACCGCGGGTCTGCGCGACCCCGAGGTGCTGCGCCGGCTTCCGCAACTCGCCCCGCTGCTGACGCGCAGCCTCGCATCTCACGTCGATCGCCGGTTCCGCGACGCTCGGCTGCGACGGATCCTCCAGTACCCCGCCGTCTTCCTCGGAGGCTCGCCCTACCGGGTTCCGAGCCTGTACCACCTCATGAGCCACCTCGACCTCGACGACGGGGTGCTCTACCCGCGGGGCGGATTCGTCGAGGTCGTCCGGGCCGTCACCCGCCTCGCGGAGGCGTCGGGAGCCGTGATCGAGACCGCTGCGCGCGTGGTCTCGATCACGACCGAGAACGCACGCGCCACCGGTGTGGCGCTCGAAGACGGGCGCCGCATCGCCGCCGATCTCGTCGTCTCGGGCGCCGACCTCCACCACACCGAGACCGCCCTCCTCCCCCGTCGCCTGCAGAGTCACCCGGAGCGTCGATGGCACCGCCGCACGCCCAGTCCGGGTGCGCTGCTCGTGCTGCTCGGAGTGCGGGGCCGGCTCCCCCAGCTCGCTCACCACACCCTGCTGTTCGCCGACGACTGGCGCGCGAACTTCCGCGACATCTTCGGCCCTCGCCCGCGCATCCCCGACCCCGCGTCGCTGTACGTGTGCCGGCCCAGTGCCACCGATCCCGGCGTCGCCCCGCCCGGGCACGAGAATCTCTTCGTGCTGGTTCCGATCCCGGCCGATCCGGCACTCGGCCGCGGCGGCGTCGGCGGCGGCGGAGACGAGTCGGTCGAGCGGGCTGCGGACCGCGCGATCTCGCAGATCTCGCAGTGGTGCGGCATCCCGGATCTCGCCGAGCGCGTCGTGGTGCGGCGCACCATCGCCCCCGGCGACTTCGCCGCCGAGTTCGGCGCGTGGCGGGGGAACGCCCTGGGTCTTGCCCATACCCTCGGCCAGAGCGCGCTGTTCCGGCCGCGCAACGCCTCCGCCAAGGTGGCGGGCCTCGCGTACGTCGGCGCATCGACGCTCCCGGGCATCGGGCTGCCGATGTGCTTGATCTCGGCCGAGCTGGTACTCAAGCGCCTCCGCGGCGACCGGTCGCCCGGCCCGCTCCCCGAGCCGGTGCGGACGGCGTGA
- a CDS encoding prenyltransferase, protein MTTDPPLGLRVVARQLLLASRPVSWVNTAFPFAAAYLLATREVDTALVVGTLFFLVPYNLAMYGINDVFDYESDIRNPRKGGAHGAVLDPRVHRLTLWAAGLACAPFIVFLVSIGSPASWVVLGVSLLAVVFYSAPPLRLKERPFADSVTSSIHFFSPAVYGLVLAGAVWTWQLIAVIGAFALWGIASHAFGAVQDIVADREAGISSIATVLGARRTVLFSLWCYAGAGITMLLTAWPGPLAAVVAVAYLATVWPYRALRDSEAASATAGWRRFLWLNQLSGFLVTLLLLWYAALT, encoded by the coding sequence GTGACGACAGATCCCCCGCTCGGGCTGCGCGTCGTCGCGCGTCAGCTGCTCCTCGCCTCCCGGCCGGTGAGCTGGGTGAACACCGCCTTTCCGTTCGCGGCGGCCTACCTCCTCGCGACGCGCGAAGTCGACACCGCGCTCGTGGTGGGGACGCTGTTCTTCCTGGTCCCGTACAACCTGGCGATGTACGGCATCAACGACGTCTTCGACTACGAGTCCGACATCCGCAATCCGCGGAAGGGCGGCGCTCACGGCGCGGTGCTGGATCCTCGTGTGCACCGGCTCACCCTGTGGGCCGCAGGGCTGGCGTGCGCGCCGTTCATCGTCTTCCTCGTGTCGATCGGTTCACCCGCCTCGTGGGTCGTCCTGGGCGTCAGCCTGCTCGCCGTGGTCTTCTACAGCGCCCCGCCGCTGCGCCTCAAGGAACGGCCGTTCGCTGACTCGGTCACCAGCAGCATCCACTTCTTCTCGCCGGCGGTGTACGGGCTGGTCCTCGCGGGTGCCGTGTGGACGTGGCAGCTGATCGCCGTGATCGGCGCGTTCGCCCTGTGGGGCATCGCGTCGCACGCGTTCGGCGCGGTGCAGGACATCGTGGCCGACCGCGAGGCGGGGATCTCGTCGATCGCGACGGTGCTGGGCGCCCGCAGGACGGTGCTCTTCTCGCTCTGGTGCTACGCGGGAGCCGGCATCACGATGCTGCTCACCGCGTGGCCGGGTCCTCTCGCCGCCGTCGTCGCCGTGGCGTACCTCGCGACGGTGTGGCCGTACCGGGCGCTCCGCGATTCCGAGGCGGCCTCGGCGACCGCGGGCTGGCGCCGCTTCCTCTGGCTGAATCAGCTCTCGGGCTTTCTCGTCACGCTCCTGCTCCTCTGGTACGCGGCCCTCACCTGA